A region from the Drosophila ananassae strain 14024-0371.13 chromosome 2L, ASM1763931v2, whole genome shotgun sequence genome encodes:
- the LOC6499530 gene encoding uncharacterized protein LOC6499530, with amino-acid sequence MSSWVVSTVDLHDCGANGKSSSGPSSRHKHFILLVWHRLAEKCERFSSFLKRETNKPLPKELRRSLRLNKSAKRKGYRSCESEADKRLMKERLNEPANLSVRMGPAYDFRPSNF; translated from the exons ATGTCGTCGTGGGTTGTCTCAACCGTTGATCTGCACGATTGCGGTGCCAATGGGAAATCATCATCAGGGCCGTCATCGCGTCATAAGCATTTCATCCTGCTGGTGTGGCATCGTCTGGCGGAGAAGTGTGAAAGATTCAGTAGTTTTCTCAAACGTGAAACCAACAAACCTCTTCCCAAAGAGCTGAGACGATCGTTGAGGCTAAACAAATCCGCTAAAAGAAAAGGCTATCGAAGTTGCGAGAGCGAGGCAGATAAACG aCTTATGAAGGAACGTTTAAATGAGCCTGCCAACTTATCCGTTCGCATGGGACCTGCTTATGACTTTAGACCATCTAATTTCTGA